From Chryseobacterium salivictor, a single genomic window includes:
- the ribD gene encoding bifunctional diaminohydroxyphosphoribosylaminopyrimidine deaminase/5-amino-6-(5-phosphoribosylamino)uracil reductase RibD, translating to MNHEIYMRRCVDLAQKALGQTYPNPLVGCVIVHNNEIIGEGFHEKAGCAHAEINAINSVKNKALLKESTIYVSLEPCAHFGKTPPCANKIVETGFKKVVIGTLDAHDKVNGKGKQIIEDAGIEVISGILEKECRELNRRFFTFHQKRRPYLILKWAESGDGFLDQDFKPTQIGNALTRQFVHQLRSEEHAILVGTNTALTDNPSLTTREIVGRNPVRILIDFDLKVPAHFNLYNDEAETLVFNAVKNSVERNITFIKIKRENFIENLMEKLSEQQIQSVIIEGGRFTLQQFIGQNLWDEAIIIKNENLHLIHGTKAPVFNFEKFETKQFRDNRIEFYKNS from the coding sequence ATGAACCACGAAATTTACATGCGGCGCTGCGTCGATCTCGCCCAAAAAGCTTTAGGGCAAACCTATCCAAATCCTTTGGTCGGTTGCGTAATTGTACATAATAACGAAATTATCGGCGAAGGATTTCATGAAAAAGCAGGTTGTGCTCACGCTGAAATTAATGCAATTAACTCTGTTAAAAACAAAGCATTGTTAAAGGAATCTACGATCTATGTTTCGCTGGAACCCTGCGCGCATTTCGGAAAAACGCCTCCGTGCGCCAACAAAATTGTAGAAACCGGTTTCAAAAAGGTGGTCATCGGAACTTTGGATGCTCACGATAAAGTGAATGGAAAAGGCAAACAGATTATAGAAGACGCAGGAATTGAAGTTATTTCCGGAATCCTGGAAAAAGAATGTCGGGAACTGAACAGGCGGTTCTTTACTTTCCACCAAAAACGGAGACCTTATCTTATTTTGAAATGGGCCGAATCCGGTGATGGTTTTTTAGATCAGGATTTTAAACCGACTCAAATCGGTAATGCTTTGACCAGACAATTTGTTCATCAGCTTAGAAGTGAGGAACATGCCATTTTAGTAGGAACAAATACAGCTTTGACCGACAATCCAAGTTTGACAACGAGAGAAATTGTGGGAAGAAATCCGGTGAGAATTTTAATCGATTTTGATTTAAAGGTTCCTGCCCATTTTAATCTATACAATGACGAAGCGGAAACGTTGGTTTTCAATGCTGTGAAAAATTCAGTTGAAAGAAATATTACTTTTATTAAAATAAAAAGGGAAAACTTCATAGAAAATCTAATGGAAAAATTATCTGAACAACAGATTCAGTCGGTTATCATTGAGGGTGGACGTTTTACTTTGCAACAGTTTATCGGCCAAAATCTTTGGGATGAAGCAATTATCATTAAAAATGAAAATCTGCATTTAATTCATGGAACAAAAGCGCCGGTATTTAATTTTGAAAAGTTCGAAACAAAACAATTTCGGGACAATCGGATTGAATTCTATAAAAATTCTTAA
- a CDS encoding NADH-quinone oxidoreductase subunit A, with translation MNLPENYIPIILQIAVGAGFVLLSILGTHFLGPRQKSTSTKKNESFECGVEVEGNARTPFSVKYFLTAVLFVLFDIEIVFFYPYAVNIREFGVEGFFAVLTFISVFFIAFVYVWKRGALDWDK, from the coding sequence ATGAATCTTCCCGAAAATTATATCCCGATTATTCTTCAGATTGCGGTTGGTGCAGGTTTCGTTTTACTCTCTATCTTAGGAACTCATTTTTTAGGACCAAGACAAAAATCGACGTCTACCAAAAAGAATGAAAGTTTCGAATGTGGTGTAGAAGTAGAAGGAAATGCAAGAACGCCGTTCTCTGTAAAGTATTTTTTAACCGCCGTACTTTTCGTACTGTTCGATATCGAGATCGTCTTTTTTTACCCTTATGCGGTCAACATCCGTGAATTCGGTGTCGAAGGTTTCTTCGCAGTACTTACCTTTATCTCTGTATTTTTCATCGCTTTCGTTTATGTATGGAAACGCGGTGCACTGGATTGGGATAAATAA
- a CDS encoding shikimate dehydrogenase family protein, with protein MEQKKLGLIGKNISYSFSKNYFENKFRKLFLNNHTYTIFDLNDIAEVDRIFNDANLLGLNVTIPFKEKIIPYLDELSDEAEKIGAINTVLIKDNIKKGFNTDAFGFEKTLLLHKKDHHRAALVLGNGGAAKAVKYILEKHDIPYKTVSRNTELNFGNITKEIVAENTLIIQCTPVGTFPNVAECLEFPFAGLTSGHLIIDLIYNPEYSSFIKKSAENGAKTVNGFYMLEQQAEKAWEIWNVQKK; from the coding sequence ATGGAACAAAAAAAATTAGGACTCATCGGGAAAAATATTTCTTACTCTTTTTCTAAAAATTATTTTGAAAATAAATTCAGAAAACTATTTCTTAACAATCACACTTACACCATTTTCGATCTAAATGATATTGCCGAAGTTGACAGGATTTTCAATGATGCAAATCTACTCGGTCTAAATGTGACCATCCCTTTTAAAGAAAAAATAATTCCTTACCTGGATGAATTAAGTGATGAAGCTGAAAAAATAGGTGCCATAAATACGGTTCTGATAAAAGACAATATTAAAAAAGGATTTAATACCGATGCTTTTGGTTTTGAGAAAACACTTTTACTTCACAAAAAAGATCATCATCGTGCAGCCTTGGTTTTAGGAAACGGCGGTGCTGCTAAAGCCGTAAAATATATTTTGGAAAAGCATGACATTCCCTACAAAACCGTTTCCAGAAACACCGAATTAAATTTCGGGAATATTACTAAAGAAATTGTGGCTGAAAACACTTTAATCATCCAGTGTACGCCGGTCGGAACTTTCCCGAATGTGGCCGAATGTCTTGAATTCCCCTTTGCCGGATTAACTTCCGGTCATTTAATTATCGACCTGATTTATAATCCGGAATATAGCTCTTTTATAAAAAAGTCCGCCGAAAATGGCGCAAAAACGGTGAATGGATTTTATATGCTTGAACAACAAGCAGAAAAAGCATGGGAAATTTGGAATGTTCAAAAAAAATAA
- a CDS encoding zinc metallopeptidase, whose amino-acid sequence MTGYYVIIGISMLVSWLVSSRLKAKFEHYSQVHLRNGMSGKEVAEKMLKDNGINDVKVISVPGQLTDHYNPANKTVNLSEGVYMQRNAAAAAVAAHECGHAVQHAVGYSMLQLRSKLVPMVNISSNLMQFVLIGGIVLMGATRTIQNPNGNTTVLAIGVAMFAVTTLFAFVTLPVEYDASNRAMKWLKDTGTVTSEEYVGVKDSLTWAARTYVVAALGSLAQLLYWASLLMGRRD is encoded by the coding sequence ATGACAGGGTATTATGTAATTATTGGGATTTCGATGTTGGTGAGTTGGTTGGTTTCATCCAGATTAAAAGCAAAATTCGAACATTATTCGCAAGTACATTTGCGCAACGGGATGTCCGGAAAAGAAGTCGCCGAAAAAATGTTGAAAGATAACGGCATCAATGATGTTAAAGTAATTTCAGTTCCGGGACAATTGACGGATCATTATAATCCGGCAAATAAAACAGTAAATTTATCAGAAGGCGTTTATATGCAGAGAAATGCAGCGGCGGCGGCGGTTGCGGCACATGAATGCGGTCACGCTGTTCAGCATGCTGTGGGTTATTCTATGTTGCAGTTGCGGTCAAAATTGGTTCCGATGGTCAACATCAGTTCTAATTTGATGCAGTTTGTATTAATCGGTGGTATCGTTTTAATGGGCGCCACCAGAACCATCCAAAATCCAAATGGAAACACTACCGTTCTTGCTATTGGGGTAGCCATGTTTGCAGTAACCACTCTTTTTGCCTTTGTGACTTTGCCTGTGGAATACGATGCAAGTAACCGGGCGATGAAATGGTTGAAAGATACCGGAACGGTGACTTCAGAAGAATATGTAGGGGTGAAAGATTCCCTGACCTGGGCGGCTAGAACGTATGTTGTTGCGGCACTGGGTTCATTGGCACAACTGTTATACTGGGCGTCGCTGCTGATGGGGAGAAGAGATTAA
- a CDS encoding IMPACT family protein has protein sequence MEFSFDTIKSPVENILLKEKGSKFIGFAFPVENEKDIKAALARVKEAHPKATHHCYAFRLGINGENYRANDDGEPSGSAGLPIYNQLLAHNITQVLLIVVRYYGGTKLGVSGLVKTYKESAKFTLESCELITKELQSEIEIQFEFDQQNVIFTLLNKFGAKIIDFKTEEKCTITAQLKTSEKENISEQLSEMQNISFKFLNS, from the coding sequence ATGGAATTTTCATTTGACACTATAAAATCGCCGGTCGAAAACATTCTTCTTAAAGAAAAAGGAAGCAAATTCATTGGCTTTGCTTTTCCCGTAGAAAATGAAAAAGACATAAAAGCGGCATTGGCGAGAGTTAAGGAAGCACATCCAAAAGCAACTCATCACTGCTACGCTTTCCGATTGGGAATAAATGGTGAAAATTACCGTGCAAACGATGACGGCGAACCTTCCGGCAGCGCAGGATTACCGATTTACAATCAACTGCTGGCGCATAATATTACCCAGGTTCTGCTGATCGTGGTCAGATATTATGGCGGAACAAAATTAGGCGTTTCGGGTTTGGTTAAAACATATAAAGAATCTGCCAAATTTACCTTGGAATCCTGCGAACTGATTACCAAAGAATTGCAGTCTGAAATAGAAATTCAGTTTGAATTTGACCAGCAAAATGTGATTTTCACCTTGTTAAATAAATTTGGCGCCAAAATCATCGATTTTAAAACAGAAGAAAAATGCACTATTACTGCCCAGCTCAAAACTTCTGAAAAAGAAAACATCTCAGAGCAGTTGTCTGAGATGCAGAATATTTCGTTTAAATTCCTGAATTCTTAG
- a CDS encoding DUF349 domain-containing protein — protein MTETPSETLDAAVEEPKETENIEEAPAEIQPTVEEKESSEKPDTAKEAETKAVAAEKTAENEEEEHHEEQAEDLSHLSLPEILSLMETLINKEDAGAHFRKFNQLKEQANHLIHDQTEDLKSEFVAAGNPVELFSHQHPSQAKLSALLNIYREKNAEYHRKQEENHHINLEHRQRIIENLKNLYTNTQAGTNLFKAIREIKEEWKNAGQVAKSEFKLLNNNYFHHLNQFYQMLDMNKEYMEQEFAHNLEKRQHIIERAKELQQEPSVQKALNELQYLHKLWKEEAEPVAEEFREKTWDEFKEISNKIHDRKSELTEQIEKEQNDNLVRKNEIIAEIQKMAEATKEINHNYWQNAIKKVEALRSEFLRLGNVPRKVSNQNWNDFKEHLRNFNVKKNEFYKGLKNSQQTNLDEKLKLIASAKDNMLSEEWEVVVPLFKKLQEDWKKIGHVPRSMTNKVWDDFREACNTFFNNYREKNNTANDNWKENFKSKKLLLDELKEIGNEEGSVEKIEQIKSKWNNIGKVPREKITINTEFNKVLRDKLKLNKIHEYDLKEEGLSENQVTDKARKIKNQIADLEAEIVKMENNIGFFSNASRENPLLKATYQKIDDKKAQLESMKQSLHSILIGENQ, from the coding sequence ATGACTGAAACCCCGTCAGAAACTCTTGATGCAGCTGTAGAAGAGCCCAAAGAAACTGAGAATATAGAAGAAGCTCCTGCAGAAATTCAACCAACCGTTGAGGAGAAAGAATCTTCTGAGAAACCGGATACCGCTAAAGAAGCAGAAACCAAAGCAGTTGCCGCTGAAAAAACGGCAGAAAATGAAGAGGAAGAACATCATGAAGAGCAAGCGGAAGATTTATCCCATTTGTCTTTACCTGAAATTCTTTCCTTAATGGAAACCCTCATTAACAAAGAAGATGCCGGTGCGCATTTTAGAAAATTCAATCAGCTGAAAGAGCAGGCAAATCATTTGATCCACGATCAAACCGAAGATTTGAAAAGTGAATTTGTTGCAGCAGGAAATCCTGTAGAACTTTTCAGTCATCAACATCCTTCACAAGCCAAACTTTCGGCGTTACTGAATATTTATCGTGAAAAAAACGCTGAATACCACAGAAAACAAGAAGAAAATCACCATATCAACTTAGAGCACCGCCAGCGAATTATCGAGAATTTGAAAAACCTCTATACCAATACCCAAGCAGGAACCAATCTTTTCAAAGCCATCCGCGAAATAAAAGAAGAATGGAAAAATGCCGGCCAAGTGGCGAAATCAGAATTCAAATTACTGAATAACAACTACTTCCATCATCTGAATCAGTTCTATCAAATGCTTGATATGAACAAAGAATATATGGAGCAGGAATTTGCACATAATTTAGAAAAAAGACAGCACATCATCGAACGGGCCAAAGAATTACAGCAGGAACCTTCCGTGCAGAAAGCGCTGAATGAGTTGCAGTACCTTCATAAACTCTGGAAAGAAGAAGCAGAACCGGTTGCCGAAGAATTCAGGGAAAAAACATGGGACGAATTCAAAGAAATCTCGAATAAAATCCATGACAGAAAATCTGAACTGACCGAGCAAATCGAAAAAGAACAAAACGATAATCTGGTCCGTAAGAATGAAATCATCGCGGAAATCCAAAAAATGGCGGAAGCCACAAAAGAAATCAATCATAATTATTGGCAAAACGCCATTAAAAAAGTGGAAGCTTTGCGCTCTGAATTTTTAAGATTAGGAAATGTCCCAAGAAAAGTTTCGAATCAAAACTGGAATGATTTTAAAGAACATTTGAGAAACTTTAATGTAAAGAAAAATGAATTTTACAAAGGTTTAAAAAATTCTCAGCAAACAAACCTTGACGAAAAACTGAAATTAATCGCCTCGGCAAAAGACAATATGCTCTCCGAAGAATGGGAAGTGGTAGTACCTTTATTTAAAAAATTACAGGAAGACTGGAAAAAAATCGGTCACGTACCGCGAAGCATGACCAACAAAGTTTGGGACGATTTCCGGGAAGCATGCAATACTTTCTTTAATAATTACAGAGAAAAAAACAATACCGCCAACGATAACTGGAAAGAAAACTTCAAAAGTAAAAAACTTCTTTTGGACGAATTAAAAGAAATCGGCAACGAAGAAGGAAGCGTTGAAAAAATAGAGCAGATTAAATCAAAATGGAATAATATCGGAAAAGTTCCAAGAGAGAAAATCACCATCAATACTGAGTTCAACAAAGTGCTTCGCGACAAACTGAAACTGAACAAAATCCACGAATATGATTTGAAAGAAGAAGGACTTTCTGAAAACCAAGTCACCGATAAAGCCCGAAAAATCAAAAATCAAATTGCTGATTTAGAAGCGGAAATCGTAAAAATGGAAAACAACATTGGATTCTTCAGCAATGCATCCAGAGAAAATCCTTTACTGAAAGCAACTTACCAGAAAATTGACGATAAAAAAGCACAGCTCGAAAGCATGAAACAAAGCTTACACAGTATTCTGATCGGCGAAAACCAATAA
- a CDS encoding NADH-quinone oxidoreductase subunit B, giving the protein MSDNKPVIRMDAEAPEGFEGEGFFATKLSSVIGMARKFSLWPLPFATSCCGIEFMATLNPTFDASRFGMERNSFSPRQADMLMVCGTISKKLGPVLKQVYTQMAEPKWVIAVGACASSGGIFDTYSVLQGIDRIIPVDVYVPGCPPRPEQIIEGVMQVQALCEGESIRRRDLPEYQQLLASYDIK; this is encoded by the coding sequence ATGTCTGATAATAAACCAGTAATAAGAATGGATGCGGAAGCTCCGGAAGGTTTTGAAGGAGAAGGTTTTTTCGCCACCAAACTCAGCAGTGTGATTGGGATGGCAAGAAAATTCTCGCTTTGGCCATTGCCTTTTGCTACTTCATGCTGTGGAATTGAATTCATGGCTACGCTAAATCCAACTTTTGATGCTTCAAGATTTGGTATGGAAAGAAACTCTTTCTCGCCAAGACAGGCAGATATGCTAATGGTTTGTGGAACCATTTCCAAAAAATTAGGTCCAGTTTTAAAACAGGTATATACCCAAATGGCTGAGCCGAAATGGGTCATTGCTGTGGGTGCCTGTGCCTCAAGCGGCGGCATTTTCGACACTTATTCTGTTTTGCAGGGGATCGACAGAATCATTCCGGTGGACGTTTATGTTCCCGGCTGCCCACCAAGACCTGAACAAATCATTGAAGGCGTCATGCAGGTACAAGCGCTTTGCGAAGGTGAAAGCATCCGCAGAAGAGATTTACCGGAATACCAACAATTATTAGCCTCTTACGACATAAAATAA
- a CDS encoding AAA family ATPase, whose amino-acid sequence MENRKIQTNWNVITGGPCTGKTTLVDLLAKRGYKTTVEFARHYIDMQEIKGRTVEEIRKNKKEFQLNVLKMQIAKESSLDPHEQVFLDRALPDAMAYYQFLGLKYDDILLEECHKYAYHKIFILDRLPLTNDYARLEDESEQVRIHNLIISVYESLHFPLVHVPVIPPEERVDFILKNI is encoded by the coding sequence ATGGAAAACAGAAAAATCCAGACGAATTGGAACGTCATAACAGGCGGACCGTGCACCGGAAAAACAACATTAGTGGATCTCCTTGCAAAAAGGGGCTACAAAACGACTGTTGAGTTTGCCCGTCATTATATTGATATGCAGGAAATAAAGGGACGGACCGTGGAGGAAATAAGGAAGAATAAAAAAGAATTTCAATTAAACGTTCTGAAAATGCAGATTGCAAAAGAATCAAGCCTGGACCCTCATGAACAGGTCTTTCTGGACCGGGCTTTACCCGATGCCATGGCGTACTATCAGTTTTTAGGTTTGAAGTATGATGACATTCTTCTTGAGGAATGCCATAAATATGCATACCACAAAATTTTCATTTTAGACCGGCTCCCTTTAACCAATGATTATGCGCGGCTTGAAGATGAATCGGAACAGGTGCGGATCCATAACCTTATCATCAGCGTGTACGAAAGTTTACACTTTCCCTTGGTTCATGTACCTGTTATACCGCCGGAAGAACGGGTGGATTTTATCCTGAAAAATATATGA
- a CDS encoding GTP cyclohydrolase, whose protein sequence is MNVITILEVKTDADLKNFIKFPMELYKSNENYVPPLINDEKNIWNPRENAALDYSEFKKYLAYIDGKVVGRIAVMINHKEVNELKIKKVRFGWLDFIDDIEVSKALISKATDYAREKGMSKIEGPMGFTNLDKAGMLTMGFDKTATMIGLYNFEYYPQHLEKLGLVKEKEWVEFELDFPEVLSEKVQKFSNLIAEKYKLRVLQFKNKKEILPYVEPMFRLLDETYKTLSTYTPITDEQIKTYREKYFGFIDKDYIVCIVDEHNELISFAITMPSYSKALQKANGKLFPLGWYHFLQAGKKNLRANFYLIGIHPDYQRRGVTSIIFKEIWRNFSKKGVKILETNPELEENKSVQVLWQDYNPVNHKRRRTYAMEIGNEKQ, encoded by the coding sequence ATGAATGTGATTACGATTCTTGAAGTAAAAACCGATGCTGATTTAAAAAATTTCATCAAATTTCCGATGGAACTCTACAAAAGTAATGAAAATTATGTTCCGCCCTTAATCAATGACGAAAAAAACATCTGGAATCCCAGGGAAAATGCGGCTTTAGATTATTCAGAATTCAAAAAATACCTGGCTTACATAGACGGAAAAGTGGTCGGCAGAATTGCAGTGATGATCAATCATAAAGAGGTCAATGAATTAAAAATCAAAAAAGTAAGATTCGGGTGGTTAGATTTTATCGATGATATCGAGGTTTCCAAGGCATTGATTTCGAAAGCCACTGATTATGCCAGAGAAAAAGGCATGAGTAAAATTGAAGGACCGATGGGTTTTACCAATTTGGACAAAGCCGGCATGCTGACCATGGGTTTTGATAAGACCGCAACGATGATCGGTTTATACAACTTTGAATATTATCCACAACATTTAGAAAAATTAGGTTTAGTAAAAGAAAAAGAATGGGTAGAATTTGAACTGGATTTCCCGGAAGTTCTGTCAGAAAAAGTACAGAAATTCAGCAATCTGATTGCCGAGAAATATAAATTAAGAGTACTCCAGTTTAAAAATAAAAAGGAAATACTTCCTTATGTAGAACCCATGTTCAGGCTTTTAGATGAAACTTACAAAACCCTCTCAACCTACACTCCCATTACAGATGAGCAAATAAAAACCTACCGGGAAAAATATTTCGGTTTTATTGATAAAGATTACATTGTATGTATCGTCGATGAACATAATGAGCTGATTTCCTTTGCGATTACAATGCCTTCTTATTCGAAAGCACTGCAGAAAGCCAATGGTAAATTATTTCCGTTGGGTTGGTACCATTTTTTACAGGCGGGCAAAAAGAACCTGCGTGCTAATTTTTATCTCATCGGAATTCACCCGGATTATCAAAGAAGAGGCGTAACTTCGATTATATTTAAAGAAATCTGGCGCAATTTCAGTAAAAAAGGGGTTAAAATCCTTGAAACCAACCCCGAATTAGAAGAAAACAAAAGTGTTCAGGTGCTCTGGCAGGATTACAATCCTGTAAATCACAAACGACGCAGAACTTACGCAATGGAAATTGGCAACGAAAAACAATAA
- a CDS encoding NADH-quinone oxidoreductase subunit D, with amino-acid sequence MKDNALSNILNQHDSKEQIDGQLYTLNLGPTHPATHGIFQNVLTMDGERILHAEQTVGYIHRAFEKISERRNFTQITTLTDRMNYCSAPINNIGWHLTVEKLLGCEIPKRVDYMRVIMMELARISDHLICNGVIAMDAGAITGLTYLFQERERIYEMYEEVCGARLTTNMGRIGGFERDFTPKFHELLKTFLKKFPVVWQDFCSLNERNRIFMDRTINAGPISAERALSYGFTGPNLRATGVDYDVRVAQPYCSYEDFDFIIPVGTSGDTYDRFMVRQQEVWESLKIIEQAYTNLPEGPFHADLPEFYLPEKADVYNNMEALIYHFKIVMAETEVPKGEVYSCVEGGNGELGFYLVSDGGRTPYRLHFRRPCFIYYQAYPEMIQGGLISDAIVTLCSMNVIAGELDA; translated from the coding sequence ATGAAAGACAACGCACTCTCAAATATATTGAACCAGCACGATTCCAAGGAACAAATTGACGGACAATTATACACCTTGAATCTCGGCCCAACACACCCGGCGACCCACGGAATTTTCCAAAACGTCCTGACGATGGACGGCGAAAGAATTCTGCACGCCGAACAAACTGTTGGATACATTCACCGTGCTTTTGAAAAAATTTCAGAAAGAAGAAACTTCACTCAGATTACAACATTAACCGACCGGATGAATTATTGTTCGGCTCCCATTAATAATATAGGATGGCACTTAACTGTTGAAAAACTCTTAGGTTGCGAAATTCCAAAACGTGTAGATTATATGCGGGTGATTATGATGGAGTTGGCCAGAATTTCAGATCACCTGATCTGCAACGGAGTTATTGCGATGGATGCTGGTGCGATTACAGGATTAACTTATCTTTTCCAGGAAAGAGAGAGAATCTACGAAATGTATGAAGAGGTTTGTGGAGCAAGACTGACAACCAATATGGGAAGAATTGGAGGTTTTGAAAGAGATTTCACTCCGAAGTTCCATGAACTCCTGAAAACCTTCCTGAAAAAATTCCCGGTCGTATGGCAGGACTTCTGTTCGCTGAATGAAAGAAACAGAATCTTCATGGACAGAACCATTAATGCCGGACCAATTTCTGCGGAAAGAGCTTTAAGTTACGGCTTCACCGGTCCCAATCTACGGGCAACAGGCGTGGATTATGACGTACGGGTTGCTCAACCCTACTGTTCTTATGAAGATTTCGATTTCATAATTCCGGTTGGAACTTCCGGAGATACTTACGACCGATTCATGGTTCGCCAGCAGGAAGTTTGGGAAAGTCTAAAAATTATCGAACAGGCCTACACCAATTTACCGGAAGGACCATTCCATGCTGATCTTCCAGAGTTTTACCTACCGGAAAAAGCAGACGTTTATAACAATATGGAAGCTTTGATTTATCACTTTAAAATCGTGATGGCAGAAACCGAAGTTCCAAAAGGAGAAGTTTACAGTTGTGTGGAAGGTGGAAATGGTGAATTAGGATTTTATCTCGTAAGCGATGGTGGAAGAACTCCTTACCGTCTACACTTCAGAAGACCTTGCTTTATCTATTATCAGGCCTATCCTGAAATGATACAGGGCGGTTTGATTTCTGATGCGATTGTTACTTTATGCAGTATGAACGTAATTGCAGGCGAATTAGACGCGTAA
- a CDS encoding NADH-quinone oxidoreductase subunit NuoE family protein, whose protein sequence is MSETIAFKPETLAQVHKITARYPAERKKSALIPVLHLAQKEFGGWLQVPVMDYVAELLEIKPIEVYEVATFYSMFNMKPVGKYVLEVCQTGPCMLNGSDEIIQHIKDTLHINAGETSADGLFTLKTVECLGACGYAPMMQLGKFYHEHLTKEKVNEILDLCRQGTLALD, encoded by the coding sequence ATGAGCGAAACGATTGCTTTTAAACCTGAAACCTTAGCTCAGGTCCATAAAATTACCGCACGATATCCTGCAGAAAGAAAAAAATCAGCTTTGATTCCGGTGCTTCATTTGGCACAAAAGGAATTTGGCGGCTGGTTGCAGGTTCCAGTAATGGATTACGTTGCAGAACTGTTAGAGATAAAGCCTATCGAGGTTTATGAAGTAGCGACATTCTACAGCATGTTCAACATGAAACCTGTAGGAAAATATGTTTTGGAAGTTTGTCAAACGGGACCGTGCATGTTAAACGGTAGCGATGAAATCATTCAACATATTAAAGATACATTGCACATCAATGCCGGAGAAACTTCTGCCGATGGACTGTTTACTTTAAAAACAGTAGAATGTCTTGGCGCCTGTGGCTATGCTCCGATGATGCAGCTCGGTAAATTTTATCATGAACATTTAACAAAAGAAAAAGTAAACGAAATCCTTGACCTTTGCAGACAGGGAACTCTTGCTTTGGATTAA
- a CDS encoding NADH-quinone oxidoreductase subunit C, whose translation MTNDFVLEAITREFPESVISHDTPYDFLTLEIKKEDIKKVIHHLKDSSLQINFLTDICGIHYPETPEKEIGVIYHLHNMMTNFRIRLKTFMTRENAEVDSMTDLYAGANWMERETFDFYGIKFKGHPDLRVILNMEDLGYHPMLKEYRLEDGTRTDKDDKMFGR comes from the coding sequence ATGACGAATGACTTTGTTTTAGAAGCAATTACCAGAGAGTTTCCTGAATCCGTAATTTCGCATGATACGCCTTATGATTTCTTAACTTTAGAAATAAAGAAAGAAGATATCAAAAAGGTGATTCATCATTTAAAAGATTCTTCTCTTCAAATCAATTTCCTGACTGATATTTGTGGTATTCACTACCCTGAAACTCCCGAAAAAGAAATCGGTGTGATTTATCATCTTCATAATATGATGACTAATTTCAGAATACGACTGAAGACATTCATGACCAGAGAAAATGCAGAAGTAGATTCTATGACAGATCTCTACGCAGGTGCCAACTGGATGGAAAGAGAAACTTTCGATTTCTACGGAATTAAATTTAAAGGACATCCAGATTTAAGAGTCATCCTGAATATGGAAGATTTGGGTTACCACCCAATGTTGAAGGAATATCGTTTAGAAGACGGTACCAGAACCGACAAAGACGATAAAATGTTCGGAAGATAA